In Leptolyngbya sp. NIES-2104, the genomic window GGGGTCAACCGATGCCAAGGAGTTTTCTTTTCCTCAGCATCAGCTAAATGAAGTGCGCCAATGTGCAGCAAGATCATTGATGCTCACGATTCCGTATAAGAACTTTGCCAGCACCCCAAGCTAAGCCAAAGGTGGCTAATGTTCCAAGTAAACCTGCTGCGGGAGTGGCAATCTGCTCTGGAACACCCCGCAATTGGTATTCTTCAAAAATTTGATAAAACGGCAGCTTGTGCGCGATCGGTTCCTCAGTCGCTTTGTTCTCAAAGCCCTGATCTTGAGCAACCCGATCAAGTCCATCTGGATTAGAACTCGCAAACGGGGATAAAAACACTGCAACGAGTAAGGCAATTCCTAATCCAGAGATAACAAAAGCACGATTTCGAGTTTGTGAAGCTTGAGACATAATCAGTTTCCTTTAGCGTGAAGAGTACGATCGCGACATGTCCTCTCTAGCAGCGCGAGGTGCTCGGTGAATCAAATCCGGGCGAGTTTTCAAGATGTAGCTCAAAGCAATCACTGTGATGACTGCCTCACCAATCCCGATCATCAAATGCCAGAACGTCATTGCAGACAAAGCAACCGGAAGCGGCACCGCACCTGAAATGGCAAGCTGAAATGCACACACGATCGCCGCAATCATCACACTGACCCAAGCCGCGATCGCTGCCCCAGTCAAAATTGCCTTGGAGTCATCACGTCCCATTGCATTCCGAATCGATCGGTACAAGTAATAGCCGCCAAACGTTCCGATCAATCCCATATTAAAAATATTGGCTCCCAGTGCAGTCACGCCGCCATCCTGAAACAAAAACGCCTGCACGATAAACACAACCGTCATCACCAGCGATCCCGCCCAAGGACCCAGCAGCACACCTGCCAGCGTTCCACCCAGCAAATGTCCCGAAGTTCCACCCGGAATCGGAAAATTAATCATTTGAGCTGCAAAAATAAACGCAGCACACACTCCCATCAGCGGTACAGTGCGCTCTTGATACTCCGCTTGAACGCGATTCAAACTCACTGCAATGAGCACGATCGCAAATATCCAAGTCAGCAACGTTACGGGCACATTCAAGAAACCATCTGGAATGTGCAGCGCCAAATGATGTGGAAAAAAAACCATAGATTCATCCTTGAGAGAGACAATCTTGAAGCGGATCAAGTCGTGAGTTCTAAACGTTCAGTAGAGTTGATCCATCTCTCAGAATTCAATCCCAGGTAGGGGGATAATCGGCGGAATTTAAGCCTGACTTAAGATTCAAGCCTTTCTGCAAAAGAAACTTCAGAGTCTCTATAGACGAAGTGGCAGTTCATACGTTAAGATACGCGATTGTGAGTTTTGTTACCCCTATGAACGCGCAAGAAATCATCCGCTCGATCGAAGCGGAGCAGCTAAAAGACAATATCCCCACGATCTATATCGGGGATACGGTTCGTGTCGGCGTGATCATTCAAGAGGGCGACAAGGAACGGACGCAGCCCTATGAAGGTGTCGTGATTGCAAAAGGTAGTGCTGGCATCACGAAAAACATCACAGTGCGACGTGTGTTTCAGGGCGTTGGAGTGGAGCGGGTTTTCCTGATTCATTCTCCGCGCATCGAAAGCATCAAAGTGATTCGTCGGGCAAAAGTGCGTCGGGCGAAACTGTACTACCTACGCGATCGTGTGGGCAAGGCAACTCGCTTGAAACAGCGTTTCGATCGTCCTTTGACCTAGTTTTTTCAGGTTTTAGACGCAAGTGTCCATTCCCTGATAAACTAGATACAGAACGCAATCAGAGTCGTTCAGCATATGCGCTCTTAGTTCAGTTGGTAGAACGCAGGTCTCCAAAACCTGATGTCGGGGGTTCAAGTCCTCCAGGGCGCGCTGAATTACTCTGATTTTGTGTGTGAGTGCGATTTTGATCGGATCGTGTGCCGCGATCGAGAAAAGTCTTTATGATAGGAATTCGGTCGAGCGCAAATTTGGGAGTCAAGAGCGGTGGCAAAGACAGAAGAGGTCAAAAAATCAGGATTCAACCCCAACGAGTTCGCTAAGGAAACGAAAGAAGAACTCGACAAAGTGGTGTGGCCCAGCCGACAGCAACTGATCGGTGAATCCATTTCAGTAATTTTGATGGTCACGCTCTCCGCAACCACAATCTATTTCGTTGATCAACTCTTTCATTGGGCACAAGTGAAGGTGTTCGGATGACATACACTTCAGACGAAACTCAGAACGATCGCACTGATGACAACCCGGATGATCAGTTGACGAGAAGTGCCCGTTGGTACGCCGTCCAGGTAGCATCGGGCTGTGAAAAGCGCGTCAAAATGAATTTAGAACAGCGCATCGAAACGCTCGATGTCGCGAATCGAATTTTGGATGTTCAGATTCCTGAAACGCCGATTCTGAGGCACCAAAAAGACGGACGACCCAAGGAAGCCGCTGAGAAAGTATTCCCTGGATACGTCCTTGTGAAAATGGTGATGGACGATGAAACGTGGCAGGTAATTAAGAATACTCCCAACGTGATCAACTTCGTCGGAGCCGAACAAAAGCGGCGTTATGGGCGGGGGCGTGGTCACGTCAAACCAATGCCATTGGGACATGGAGAAGTCGAACGCATCTTCAAACAATCCCAAGAGCAGGAGCCAGTCAGAAAAATCGACATGGCAACAGGCGACAAGATTACGGTGCTTTCGGGTCCGTTTAAGGACTTTGAAGGGGAAGTGATCGAAGTTAGCCCAGAGCGGAACAAGCTCAAAGCACTTCTGTCTATCTTTGGGCGAGAAACCCCGGTAGAACTCGAAGTAAACCAAGTAGAGAAAATTTAACCGACTTTCACTAAAGTCAAGAATCGATGGCAAAAAAAGTAACCGCAGTGATCAAGCTGGCGATTAATGCTGGCAAGGCGAACCCTGCGCCGCCGATCGGACCTGCGCTCGGTCAGCACGGGGTCAATATCATGATGTTCTGCAAGGAATACAACGCCAGAACCGCAGACCAAGCGGGAATGGTCGTTCCTGTAGAAATCTCAGTTTACGAAGACCGCAGTTTCACATTTATCCTCAAAACCCCGCCTGCATCGAAACTGATCGCAAAAGCGGCTGGAATTGAGACCGGTTCTGGTGAGCCAAACAAGAAGAAAGTGGGCAAAATTTCCCGCACTCAATTAGAAGACATCGCCAAGACCAAATTGCCTGACCTCAATGCAAATGACATCGAGGCAGCAATGAAAATCATCGAAGGAACCGCTCGTAACATGGGCGTGACCATCGCCGACTAAACCTTTATTCGGGGGAGAGACTTTCTCGCGATTACCCCAGGAGACACATGGTAAAGAAACTATCCAAGCGCACGAGAGAACTTCGTGCCAAAGTCGAAGATAAGGCTTACACTCCTTTAGAAGCCTTAGAACTGCTAAAAGAGACTGCAACGGCGAAATTTCCCGAATCCGCAGAAGCTCACATCCGTCTCGGCATTGATCCGAAGTACAGTGACCAACAGTTAAGAACTACCGTTGCACTACCGAAGGGAACCGGGCAAGAAGTCCGAGTTGCGGTGATTGCACGAGGCGAGAAAGTCACTGAGGCAACAAATGCAGGTGCTGACATTGCAGGTTCGGAAGAACTGATCGACGAAATCCAAAAAGGGCGGATGGATTTCGATCTGTTGATTGCAACCCCGGATGTGATGCCGCAGGTGGCGAAATTGGGTCGGGTATTGGGTCCGCGTGGTTTGATGCCATCCCCGAAAGGCGGCACTGTGACCTTTGACCTACCGCAAGCGATCGCTGAATTCAAAGCAGGGAAACTCGAATTCCGGGCAGATCGTACCGGAATCGTTCACGTCCTGTTTGGCAAAGCAACCTTCTCGGCTGACGATTTGCTCACCAACTTGAAAGCGCTGCAAGAAACGATCGACAGAAACAGACCATCCGGCGCAAAAGGACGCTATTGGCGTACAATGTATGTGTCGTCAACGATGGGACCTTCGATCGAGGTCGATATCAACAGTTTGCGCGACCTCAAGGTTGGAGATGCTGCCTAGACAAAAGTTTTTCAACTGAATATCCAAACCAAAGACAGCGGGTGTGAGTTTTTCACTTAATGTCCTGCCGAGGTTTGATTTTTGCAAGACACAGCTTTTTGTGTTCTCAAGAAATCATGCGAACTCGGCTTTTCACAAGGTCGAGTTTTTTGTTTTTGGATATTCTCATTCGTCCCAAATCAGGAGGTGAGAAAGAGTGGGAAGAACGTTAGCGAGCAAAAAGGAAATCGTTGCGGATCTGAAAGAAACGCTAAGTGAAACACAGTTGGTGTTTATCATCGGCTACAGTGGCTTGTCGGTCGCAGAAATCACAGATTTACGGAATCGCTTGCGTCCAAAAGGTGCCATTTGCCGCGTGGCGAAAAACACCTTTATGGAGAAAGCAACCGAAGGCGACGATCGCTGGCAAGCGGTGAGCGAATTACTCAAAGGTGATTCCGCGTTTGTCATGGTCAAAGACGATCTGGGTGGTGCAATCAAGGCATACCAAGAGTTCCAAAAGGCTGCCAAGAAGACCGAGATTCGCGGCGGTGTGATGGATGGCAGAGTGCTCAAAGAAGCGGATTTGAAAGCGATCGCTGATCTACCGTCGAAAGAGCAACTCATTGCCCAAATCGCCGGAGCAATCAACGGAGTCGCGACCCAGTTGGCAGTCGGTATCAACGAAGTGCCGTCTGGATTGGCAAGAGCGCTTCAACAACTGTCCGAAAAAGACCAAGAAGCAGCGTAAGCTGAACATCATTCAATTTAGGGAGTTAGTTCCATGTCTGCTGTAACCGATGAAATTGTAGAAAAGTTAAAGGGTTTGACCCTGCTCGAAGCGTCTGAACTCGTCAAACAAATTGAAGAAACGTTTGGCGTGAGTGCTGCGGCTCCGGCTGGTGGCATGATGATGATGGCTCCTGGCGGCGGCGGTGCTGCTGCGGCTGAAGAAGTCGAAGAGAAGACCGAATTCGATGCAGTCCTCGAAGAAGTTCCGGCTGATAAGAAGATCGCGGTTCTTAAAGTCGTTCGGGGTATCACAGGTCTGGGTCTGAAAGAAGCGAAAGACCTGGTGGAAGCTGCACCGAAAGCGGTCAAAGAAGGTGTCGCGAAGGCTGAAGCTGAAGATATCAAGAAACAGATCGAAGAAGCTGGCGGTAAGGTTTCGGTCAAATAGTTTCGTTTGATTCTGATGATGTTGGGAGTCTCTAGTTTGAGGCTCCTTTTTTATTAGACAAATTTATTCCAGATTGACCGAAATCCTAACCAAACCGCGCAAAATCCGCCAACTGCAAAAGCAATCAGACCATCCCAACCTAAGCATTCCTGTACTTTCTGAAGTGTGAATGCTTGATGGAGTGATTGAAATCCAATAATCGTACTTCCAACTCCAAAAGCTAAATCTGCAACTTCTCCAAAAGGTGGAATCTGCTGACCTCGAAGTGTTTTGACGGTTGCAAGTATTGCGATGAATATGGCGGTGCAAATTCCCCAAACTGTAAATAGCAAATTCATCGACGCATTCCATCTGGTCTAAATTTGGCGGAGCTAGTATACCATCCGTAAATTGCAGCTAGAACACTGCCGATGATGGCTCCTGGGACTTGTCCGATCGTTCCTCCCAAGAAGGCTCCCCCTGCAATGATGGTAACGATTCGATCGCCTTTTTCCCAAAAATCAGATTTAGCAGAATCGCGTTTTGAAGGATCGGTAAATAGTTCACGAGTTCGATCGCTGAATCGAGTGAGCAACAGAATTGCGTCTTGTTCGAGATCAGTACCCGTTTTTTCGAGCGTGGCGATCGCGCTTTTTGATCGTTCTTGTGCTTTGTATTGGCGTTTGAGATCGAGCCGAGCGGTATCGTAGCGTTCTTGCAAGTGTGGGTTACTTTGGGTTAGTTCGTGAATGATGGCGATCGCTTGGTCGAAGTGTTGTTGTGCGATCGCAATTCCGATTTGATTGATTTTGGCATAATCTTCAGCGGCTAAAGGCGGATCGAGACGGTCGATCGCGAGGAGAAAGGCTTTTAACGTGGTTTCGTCGTTTGCTTTCATTGGTGTGTACCTGTGAGCGTGAAGGCTGCCCAATGATAGGGATCAGAATAGGGAGTGTCTTGTAGCTCTATCTTACGTGCGTTGAGGTTTTCTTGAATCAGTGTAATTTCATCTTGAATGTCTTGGTGATAATCGTGATTTGGAGAAAGTTGAGTGAGCCAACGATCGAGCCATTCGAGCAGGGCTTGATAGGTCAGCGATCGTAACCAGGTTTGAGCAGTTTTGAGGGCTTGGGCGGCGGGAATTTCGGGATAGAGTTCGTAGAACTTGAGAATGAGCCAAGTGTTTGAGATTTCGTTGACGTTCCAGAGGGTGCTAAGGACAGCGGTGGCTCCAGCTTGTAAGAAAGCGCTAACGAGTCCGACAAATTCGGTGTCGATCGATTGGTTTCCAGTGAGTGCAGTTTCGCAGGCTGAAAGGGTGATGAGTTCATAAGCAGTCAGATTGAGATGACGAATCGTTTTAGCGGTGAGAGGTTCGTCATCGGTGAGGATGAGGGCAGAGTGTTCGGGTGGAGTGTTGTAACCTGCGTGTCCGGTGAAGTGGAAATGCGTATGCTGATCGCTCAATGCGTGAATGACGTTTTCTGCGGTTGCTTTAGTTTCGTCGAGTCGCGTGTGGTGTGGAAAGAGATAGCAAGCTAGGGCGGATTCAAGTTGTGCGTAGGGCATCTGAGCGCGATCTGTTTTCGGGTCTTCGACGCTGAGTAAGTTGAGATGTGTCGATCGGGGTTTCTTTTGCAAAGTTAAGCCGATTTGAAGGCTCGGAAGGTAGCTAACTGCGAGGGTTTCTGAGAATAGAGCGTGAAGGGGAAAGCGATGTAGATCGCGATGGGGTAAAAGGATCAGGTTTTGGATATTGGAGAGATGGGATTCGATCGCGCTAATTTGCAGAATTTCTTTTAGCTTTGCAAGTTGCGTCTTTAAACTTCTACGCCAAGGATGATCAGATTGATTTGCTTTTTTGTTTCGATAATCGTTGTATTGAGTATTCCAGGATTTGATCCAGGACTGGAGTTTTTGACATCGATCGTAAGGCAAAGCATTCTCTAAAAGGATTGGATCTTCTGAAGTTGGGGTGAGAATGAAGGTGGCGAGGGAATCATCGCTGAAATGCCAGTAAACGATCGCGGTTTGCGGGTTGAGCAGTTGGCGCATTTCTGCATAGCTTGGACTGACGACTTGTTCTTTCCATTCGTCGAGAATCCAAGTGAGACAGCGATTTTTATAGCGTTCTGCGGTTTCGAGAGCGGTGATGGTTTCGTCTTGGGCGATTAAGCGATCGACAGCGATCTGGCTAAAGCCTGAGAATTTTGCTTCGAGGTTGCGTTTCTGTAAGGGTGTCGATTGAGCATTAATCAATTGCCGAAACACTTCTAATCCTGTGACGTGCCATTTATCAGCAGCTTTGGGATTGCCTAAGCCAAGATAGGCTTTAATGAGGTTTTGAATGAGTTCTAAATAATGCTTCGGGAATGATTCTAATGTCTGTCTTGCGGTGTTGTAACTCGTGATTACTCGACCGTAGTAAATTTTGGCAGCTTGAATATTTTGTTCGCGTTGTGCTTGGTAAAAATAGGTATTGCCTTTGCCACGATGAAGATTTCCCCATCCTTCAGGGTCAGCTTCTTTTAGAACATGGGTAAGTCCTTGATTGTAATTCGCGATTGCCCCTTCGTATCGTCCTAAATTATCGAGTGAAATGCCGCGATTGTACCAAGCTGCGTGAAAATCCGGTTTGATTTTGATCGCTTTGTCACAACTTACGATTGCGTCTTCGTACTGTCCTAGATTATGGAGTGAATTGCCACGATTCGTCCAAGCTGAATGGTTATCTGGTTTAATATCGAGCGCTTTGTCGCAACTTACGATCGCATCTTCGTACTGTCCTAGATTATGGAGTGAAATACTACGATTGTTCCAAGCTTCATTCTTACCTGGTTTAATGTGGAGCGCTTTGTCAAAGCTTGCAATCGCATCTTCGTACCGATCTAGATCATTGAGTAAAATGCCGCGATTGTACCAAGCTTCATCAAGATCTGGTTTGATGTCGAGCGCTTTATCAAAGCTTGCAATCGCATCTTCGTCCCGTCCTAAATTGTGGAGTGAACTGCCACGATTGCACCAAGCTGCATGAGAATCCGATTCGATGTCGAGTGCTTTATCAAAGCTTGCGACCGCATCTTCGCACCGTCCTAAATTGTGAAGTGAAATACCGCGATTGTACAAAGCTTGATAATTTGGTTCGATGTCGAGTGCTTTATCAAAGCTTGCGACCGCATCTTCGTCCCGTCCTAAATTGTGGAGTGAATCGCCGCGAATGATCCATACTTCTGGAAGATCCGATGTGATGCCGAGCGCTTTATCGTAGCTTGCAATCGCATCTTCGTATCTTCCTAGATTATCAAGTGAAATGCCACGAATGATCCGTACTCCTGGGAGATCCGGTTTGATGTCGAGCACTTTGTCATAGCTTACGATCGCCCCCTCAAAATTCCCTGCACGGTAACATTCATTTCCCCGCTCAAACCAAGCCTCCGCTTCATCGTTCGGAGCCTGCGATCGATTCTCTCGCTCTAACCGTTGCCCGATCGACTCCGCCACCCAACACAACTCCCCCTCCTGCAACCGCCCCAACCTCAACAACCGTTCCCCTAACTCCCGATGCTCCTCCCCACCCTGCAACCGCTCTCCAAACCCACGCAACCACTCTGCCAAACCCTCCCGCGTCACCCCTCGCTGTTGCAAAAATCCCCGAATCCATCCGCGATTAAACTCCGATCGCCGTTCCACTTCATTCAGCAACGCAAAAAATACCGCTTCATACTCAGCAGCAGAAAGCGTCTGTTGAACCGGAGAAATAGCAGGTTCAACTTGAGAACGAGTACCAAACCAGTGACGAAACGATTGCTTTAACCAGCGCCAGAGCTTTGCAAACATCGATCAATCTTGACACGACATCTCATTCTACAGAACGAAAATTTGGAGTCTGCAAAATTTATCGATCGATTTTATACTTGTTGTCGCAATCGTTCTAGTGTTTGTCGATCGTCTTCCAGATCCGATTCATCGTAATGTAGATATACGTTAGACTGCTTTAGAAAGGTATCAACGGCAAAGCGCGATCGTAATCCTAAAATTTGTCTGACTTGAAACCGAGTGATAATATCATTTCGATAGGCTTCAATCACCAAAGCCTCTAAAGCTTTGCGCGACAAATCATCACCGTTACGTTGCAGAGTTTCGGCAAAGTCATCAGGAATATTGATCGTTACTTGCATAAAGATACAGGATGATGCTTTGACTCTAGTTTACTGGTAGATGTTCGATCATGTCGGTAAAGACATTGCGATCGCACTTCCAAATAACTCATTCCACAACTCGAAGAAAAGTACGATCGCTTAAAACATCCGCTTTCCTTCTATGTCAAAATAGCCTTAGCAGGAAAAGTTGCATTTTATGACCGTTCAAGAAACCCTACAACGCTATCATCTTGTTCACTCTGATCCAGAAATCATGAGTGGGATGCCTGTTTTTGTAGGAACCCGTGTACCCGTTCAGACCTTTTTCGATTATTTGGAAGGCGAAAATGGGTTGAACGAATTCATTGACGATTTTCCACACTTACAGCATCAAGCGATCCAAGTGCTAGAAGCGATCGCGAAATCCACAATCGAACAAGAACGGAAGGCGCGTGCAGGTTCTACTTGACGAAAATCTCTTGAGTAAAAAACTCAAACGCCCTTTGATAGAAGCTGGCTATTCGGTCAGTAATGTAGACGACATGGGTTGGCGAGGCTTCAAAGATCGCGAAATCCTGAATCTGGCAGAAGCACATCCTTTCGATATTTTCATCACGGCTGATAAAAATTTGGTCTATCAGCAAAATCTTGTGCAGCGATCGCTTAGACTCGTTATTCTAGATTCCAGCAGTACTCGCCCTGATCATTTACTGCCGCTCATTGTGCAATTGAGTACGGTTCTTTCGCAACTCTCAAGCGGAACTGCAATCTCAATTAATGACGCGGCTGAAATTGCTCAAATTTATCCTTAACATCAGCGACGATTGATCGATTGAGTCTTTTATCAGGTTTGGACAGTCTGAAGTGAAATGCTAGATTGGATTCACCGTTGTGAGTCTGCCCGTATGTCGAACAATCTCTTCACGACTTCAGAGCCATCTTCTACGCCGATCGTCATTTCTCCGAATTCGCCCATCGTCGGTTGGGGCATTGTTTTAATTGCATTTGGAATTGCTCTAGGGAGTCAAGCATTGCGAAAAGATCGATCGCAGCCCGAACTCGATCCTTATCAACCGTTACCGTTTACTCAACCGCTGCAATGGCTCGGATACGGCAAACAATTGGAAAATGCGAAGAATCTCGAAGGCGCGATCGCAGTTTACGAACAAGGCTTAAAACAGCACCCGAATGATTTTCGACTGTGGCACGAACGGGGGTTGGCATTGGCGAAACATCAGCGATTTGAAGCAGCATTAGAGAGTTACGATCGCGCTTATGAACTGCGTCCAGACTGTCGGGATTTGGCACATGAGCGGGGAGATGCACTCTTGCAGCTTAGACGATATGAAGAAGCGATCACATCACTGGAATTTTATTTGCGGTATGTGCGGGAAAGTGCTCATATCTCAAGTGATATTGGTATGGCGCAGTATCGGTTAGGACGGTATGAAGACGCATTACGATCGCTCAATGCTGCCATTAACAGCGCTCAGCGTGATCCTTATTCTCTGACTCAGGCAAGATACTATCAAATTGAAAGTTTGCGGCAGTTGGGGCGATTGGATGAGGCGATTCAGGCGGCGGTATTGGGAATGAAGGAAAGTGCTGACCCGTACTTTAAGGCGCAATATGAAGCATTGCAAAGTCAGATGGGGATTCACTAGCAGCGTACCTCTACAATGAGAATCAGAAACGTAACGCGCAGATTCTCATGACACAGCAAGTTCTTATTCTCGGTGGCAGTGGACGCATCGGGAGCAAAGTTGCCGCTGATTTGATTGCTCACACTTCAGCCGAGATTACGATCGCAGGACGCAATTTAGTCACGGGAGCAGAAGCTAGTCAGCGACTGGGAGAACGGGTGAAGTTTAGCGCGATCGATTTGTCTACAGGTTCGGGATTGAGAGCCGCGATCGATCAGGCTGATTTAGTGATTCACTGTGCGGGACCGTTTCACTATCGGGATGCGAGTGTGTTGCAGGTGTGCATTGATCAAGGTGTGAACTATGTTGATGTCAGCGATCATCCTTCGTTTACTCGGAAGGCGTTAGCTTTTCGATCGAATGCTGAATCTGTTGGTGTTACTGCAATTATTAACACTGGCATTTTTCCTGGTATTTCTAATAGCATGGTGCGGCGTGATGTCGAACAGTTAGACCATGCGGAGAAAATTCATTTAAGTTATGTGGTGGCAGGTTCGGGTGGTGCGGGTGTGACGGTGATGCGGACGACGTTTTTAGGGTTACAGCGACCGTTTGAGGCTTGGATTGATGGCGACTGGAAGAGTGTGAAGCCGTATAGCGATCGAGAAGTCGTGGAGTTTCCCCAATACGGTAAAGTCGGCGTTTACTGGTTTGATATGCCCGAAGCGTTTACCCTGCCTGATACGTTTCCGGTCAAGACTGTCGTGACTAAGTTTGCAACAGTTCCCACTTTTTATAACTATCTCACTTGGAGTGTGGCGCGTTGGTGGCATCCGCGATTGTTGCAGACCAAAGCGGTGATTGAGTTTCTATCGCACGTCAGTCACTCGATGACGGATGTCAGCGATCGCTTTAGTGGCATTGGAGTTGCAATTCGATCGGAAGTGATTGGCGAAAAAAATGGTCGATCGATGCGCTGTATTTCAACATTGACGCACCCAGATACGGCAGTTTCAGCGGGAATTGGAACGGGAACGGTCGCGGAAATGTTGCTGTCTGGAGAATTGAAAAAACCGGGAGTTTGGGCGATCGAGCAAGCGTTACCGACTGCATTGTTTGATCAAGCGATGCAAAGTCGAGGAATTGAAATTCAACAGCAGTTAGTGGAGTAAAGTTTTCTGGGCTGATCGCACCAATTGTTTAATGTGGTCAAAATCCGGTGATATTGTTTCAGAGTCCGATCGCATCCACAGCAAAAATTCAATGTTTCCCGCTGGACCCAAGAGCGGCGACCATGTAAGACCTTGATAGTACCAACCAATCGATCGAGCCGATTCCAGAACCTGCACGATCGCATCCGTCTGATCTTTCACATCGCGCACTACGCCTTTTTTTCCAATGCGATCGCGTCCCACTTCAAACTGAGGTTTGACGAGCAAAACAGCTTCTTTCGGTGACTGCAACAGTTCCCAGAGTGCAGGCAAAATCTTAGTTAATGAAATAAACGAAACATCAACTACCGCCAAATCGGGAATTGGTTGATCAGGAGCATATAACTCTTCAGGTTTAAGATGCCGAATATTCGTCCGTTCTCTCAAAATCACACGCGGATCTTGGCGCAAACTCCAGGCAACTTGTCCATACCCAACATCAATTCCATAGACCAGTTTTGCACCCGATTGCAGCAAACAATCGGTAAAGCCACCTGTTGAAATGCCACCATCAAGACAAACGCGATCGCGAATCTCGATCGGGAATTCCTCCAAAGCCTTACTCAGCTTTTCACCGCCACGAGAAACAAACGGCGATCGCGCTTTAATCTCGATCGTGGCATCGATCTCAACTTCAGTTCCTGGTTTATCAACTAACTGCTGATCGACCCGAACTTCACCCGCCTGAATCAGTCGCTGAGCTTGTTGGCGAGACGTGCAAAGATCACGATCGACGAGAAGCGTATCAAGCCGCTGTTTAGGCATTGTTAAAATGTCACCTTGTATAACTGAAACAATTCTCCAGGCTGTGTTTTTACAAGT contains:
- a CDS encoding UPF0175 family protein — protein: MQVTINIPDDFAETLQRNGDDLSRKALEALVIEAYRNDIITRFQVRQILGLRSRFAVDTFLKQSNVYLHYDESDLEDDRQTLERLRQQV
- a CDS encoding DUF433 domain-containing protein — protein: MTVQETLQRYHLVHSDPEIMSGMPVFVGTRVPVQTFFDYLEGENGLNEFIDDFPHLQHQAIQVLEAIAKSTIEQERKARAGST
- a CDS encoding DUF5615 family PIN-like protein; its protein translation is MQVLLDENLLSKKLKRPLIEAGYSVSNVDDMGWRGFKDREILNLAEAHPFDIFITADKNLVYQQNLVQRSLRLVILDSSSTRPDHLLPLIVQLSTVLSQLSSGTAISINDAAEIAQIYP
- a CDS encoding tetratricopeptide repeat protein, with protein sequence MSNNLFTTSEPSSTPIVISPNSPIVGWGIVLIAFGIALGSQALRKDRSQPELDPYQPLPFTQPLQWLGYGKQLENAKNLEGAIAVYEQGLKQHPNDFRLWHERGLALAKHQRFEAALESYDRAYELRPDCRDLAHERGDALLQLRRYEEAITSLEFYLRYVRESAHISSDIGMAQYRLGRYEDALRSLNAAINSAQRDPYSLTQARYYQIESLRQLGRLDEAIQAAVLGMKESADPYFKAQYEALQSQMGIH
- a CDS encoding saccharopine dehydrogenase family protein, which translates into the protein MAKSDGDSLAAYLYNENQKRNAQILMTQQVLILGGSGRIGSKVAADLIAHTSAEITIAGRNLVTGAEASQRLGERVKFSAIDLSTGSGLRAAIDQADLVIHCAGPFHYRDASVLQVCIDQGVNYVDVSDHPSFTRKALAFRSNAESVGVTAIINTGIFPGISNSMVRRDVEQLDHAEKIHLSYVVAGSGGAGVTVMRTTFLGLQRPFEAWIDGDWKSVKPYSDREVVEFPQYGKVGVYWFDMPEAFTLPDTFPVKTVVTKFATVPTFYNYLTWSVARWWHPRLLQTKAVIEFLSHVSHSMTDVSDRFSGIGVAIRSEVIGEKNGRSMRCISTLTHPDTAVSAGIGTGTVAEMLLSGELKKPGVWAIEQALPTALFDQAMQSRGIEIQQQLVE
- a CDS encoding TlyA family RNA methyltransferase, with product MPKQRLDTLLVDRDLCTSRQQAQRLIQAGEVRVDQQLVDKPGTEVEIDATIEIKARSPFVSRGGEKLSKALEEFPIEIRDRVCLDGGISTGGFTDCLLQSGAKLVYGIDVGYGQVAWSLRQDPRVILRERTNIRHLKPEELYAPDQPIPDLAVVDVSFISLTKILPALWELLQSPKEAVLLVKPQFEVGRDRIGKKGVVRDVKDQTDAIVQVLESARSIGWYYQGLTWSPLLGPAGNIEFLLWMRSDSETISPDFDHIKQLVRSAQKTLLH